From the Deltaproteobacteria bacterium genome, the window CGACTGGACGGATGAGGGAAGCGCGCGGCTCAGGAAATATCCTTTCCCGATGGCGACACCGCCGGAGGCCGGGATGCCGCGCAGGACCTTCATTTTCGGGCGTCCGCCGTCCGTCAAGGCGCGCTACTCCTCTCCGAATTTCCGGGCTATCAGCTCGCCGATCGCGACCACCGCCTCTTCCGCATCCGGACCTTCCGCGCATATCACTACGCGGGAGTCCCGGGGCGCCGCCAGCATGAGCACTCCCATGATGCTCTTGGCGTTCACGTCCACGCCGTTCTTCCGGATGCGTATCTCCGAGGCGAACCGGTTCGCGAGATGGACGAGCTGCGCCGCCGCCCGGGCGTGCAGACCCAGCCGGTTCGTTATCTCGAATTCCCGCTCGACCTGCGGGGACGTGTTTTCCATTGGTTTCCCTTTTCTCCCTTGGCTTCCTCAGTACCAGAGAAGCAGCGCCCCGATCATCAGCAGGAACAGGAGGATTTCCGACGGTGAAACCGCTTTCCGGAACAGCACCGTCATAAGGTGCACCGTCAGCGCCGCGACGATGAGAAACGCGGGCGCCGTCCCGTTTCCGAACATGAAGGCGGACTTGCTGGCGGCAGCTCCCGCGTACGCCCCCCCGAGGATAGCCGCCGCGATCTTGCGGTCCGCGGTCTTCCCGGCGAACCCGGCTCCTTTCAGGAACTGGACCGCTTCCCCGGAATTCCCGGCCATGAACCCTTTCCACCTGATGGACAGGTGCGACAGGTTATACAACAGCAGCAGCGCGGCGATCCCCAGGAAAGGGTGGACGAGCGCAAGGATCGCGCCCGCGACGGAAGCCATTGGCCTCAAGGCCCCCCAGAAATAGGCGTCGCCGATCGCGCCCAGCGATCCCATCAGCCCAACCTTGAACGTGCCGATTTCCCTGGGGTCCGCCTCCCCCGCAGCGGCACGCTCCTCGAGCCGCATCGCGGCGCCGAGGATCACACCTCCCATGGCCGGCTGGGTGTTGAAGTACTCCATGTGCCTCTTAAGAGCTTTCACAAGCTCCTCCGGCCGGTCCGCGTAGAGCTCCCTCAAAACCGGGAGCATGCTGTAGGCGAAGCCGACGTTCTGCATCCCTTCGTAGTTCCAGCAACCCTGGATCAGGAACTGGCGTAGCCATGCGCTCCTCATCGCCGTATTGCGCCGCCCTTCCATCTCAGCCGACCCACCGGAAAATGTACGTAGCCGCGAACACAAGCGCCATGGTCAGGTAGAACACGGGAGCAGTCCGGTCGGTCCTGGTGCAGGAGAAAACGGAGGCGGCTCCCAGTAGGGGAAGAATCGGCAGAAGCGCGGCGAACAGCCCCTTGCCGGCGGGGCCGAATCGGGGGAGGAGCAGTTTCCCGGCGGCGACGCCCGCCCCGGTGAACAGAAGCGACAGGATGGCCCCCGAAAGCGCGAACAGCGTGACCCCCGCGAGGAGCCCGTTGTCGACGGCCCGGGTATCGCCTCTCTCCACCGACTCGGCGGTCAGGGTGGCGATCCTTCCGTTGATGCGGCGCACGAGCCGGTCTGCGGCCTTTCCGAGTTCCGCGCAGGGCACCGACAGCAACAGCACCGCGGCGAAGCTTCCCGCGGAGAGCCCGACGGACGAAGAAGCGGCGGCCGCCGCTGCCCCGGCGAACATCGCGGCCCCCGTATCGTCCGGGGGGATCGATGCGCCCACGGGCAGGCGGGCCAGGTATAGGAGCTCCATGACCGCTCCCGCCTGGGCGCCCGCGAAGACGTTCCCGAACACCGCCCCCATGGCGGTGGCGACCACGAGCGGACGGTGCAGCATGACCTGGAACGCCGCCGTGCGGTCAAGATACGCGACCGCCCCGAGCGCCGCCGCGAGCAGGAACCGAAAGGCCATATCTAATCTTTCTCAGGCTCGTATGAGGTTGCCGGCTCGAAGGGGGTGGCCCGGACCTCGACCGCTATTCCTTCGTGGCAGAAGCAGTGGACCGCGTCGAAATCCTCCGGCGAGAAGAACACCGACGGGGATATCTCCACCTTCCCCGCGGCGTAATGGAGGTTGCCGATATTGATGGAGGAGAAATTGACCCCCGCCCGGTGGATCCGGAGCGCATCCGCGAACGTCGCGCAGAGAAGGATGGCCTTCCTTCCCTTCCGGTCGATCTCGTCGAGCGTCCCGGCGGCCTCCGAAAGGCGGCAGAAGACGACGCAGACCGTGGATGGCACGGCCAGTTCCATGACCGAGCGCAGGAAAGGGTTCGACGAGAGCTCATCGTTGGCCACCAGGAGGCAATCGGCCCCCGTGTGCGGGACCCAGGTTTCCACGACCTGCCCGTGTACCAGGCGGCAATCGACCCGTACCAGCGCAAGCGACATGGGCTACTTCTTCTCCGCCCGCTTTTTAAGCATGTCCCCCGGGATGGTGATGTTGCGCTGTCCGTATCCCTGGAGGTGCCTGGCAAGGTCCGAGAGGGACATCGTCACGCGGGCCATCGGAAGCTTGATCATCATCGGCAGGTTGACCCCCGTCACCACTTCCACCTGGTGCGTACCGAGAAAGGAGAGGCCGATGTTCGACGGAGTGCCGCCGAACATGTCCGTGAGAAGGATCACGCCCTTCCCCGACTCCACCGTGCGGATCGCGCCCTCGACAGCCTTGTGGATCTCGTCCATCCCCAGCTTCGGATCGATGTCGACCGCGACCGAGTTCTCGACCTTGCCGACGATGATCTCCGCGGCGCGCAAAAGCTCCGTGGCCAGACGCCCATGCGAGACCACGACGACTCCGATCATGTGACACTCCTGCCCGGATCGGTCGACCGGTGTAGGTCGCGGTGGACCACGACCGGCGCGACCGCGCCGTCGAGGGCCTTCGACAGGGCTTCCGCGACGGCCACGGAGCGGTGCCTCCCGCCGGTGCAGCCGATCCCAAGTGTGAAATAAGCCTTTCCCTCCTTTGTATAAAGCGGAAGGAGGAAATGCAATACGGTGGACATCAGGTCGAGGAACTTCCTGGTGGTGGGAGCGGAGACGACGTATCGCTGCACCTTGCGGTCGAGCCCCGTCAAGGGTTTCAGGGCAGGAACGAAGTTGGGGTTCGGGAGGAACCGTACGTCCAGCACCATGTCGGCCTCCGAAGGTATCCCGTACCGGTAGCCGAACGATACGACGCTGACGCGCAGACCGGCCTTTTCCCCGCCGCGAAAGCGCTCCAGCAGCGTGTCGCGAAGCTGGTGGACGGTGAATTGCGCCGTGTTCAGCACCGTGTCTGCCATTTCCCTCAGCGGGGCAAGGACCTTCCTCTCGCGCTTTATCGCTTCCTTGGCTCCGCCCCGGCCTCCCAGCGGGTGCTTCCTGCGGGTCTCGCTGTACCGCCGCAGGAGCGCTTCGTCGTCGGCGTCGAGGAAGAGCACGTGGACGCCGTGTCCGCGCGTCCGGAGATCTTCGATCACACGGGCGAAGTCCGGGAGGAACTCCTTTCCCCTGACGTCGGCCACGAGCGCGATTTTCGCGCCTTCGCCTCTTGCCTCGGAGACGAGGTCGATGATTTTCGGAAGGAGAACGGGAGGCGTGTTGTCGACGCAGAAATAGCCGAGGTCCTCGAACACCTTCGCCGCGGTGCTCTTCCCCGAGCCTGAAAGCCCCGTCAGCAGGACGAGGCGGGTGCGGTGCCTGGAGCTTTTCGCAGGTTTCACCGGGGAGTCCCCTCCTCGGTCCGGCGCGACTGCCGCTCCACCAGTTCCCTCGCGGCGTGGACCCCCTGCGTCTTCAGTATGTGGTTCCGGACCGCGACCTCCACGATCGTCGCGAGGTTCCTCCCCGGCGAGATCGGGATAAGAAGGGTTGGAAGGGAAACGCCCAGTATCGGCGTCCTTCGGTCCTCAAGCCCGAGGCGGTCGTATTCCTTCCCGGGGTCCCATTCCTCTATCCGGATGACCACCTCCACTTTTTTGAGGTCGGTGATCGCCGAGAGCCCGAACAGGTCGCGGAGGCTTATGATTCCGAGGCCGCGGATCTCCATGTGGTGCCGGGTCAGGTCGCTGCCGCGCCCCAGGATCGTGCTCGGGCCGCGCTTCTCGAGGTGGATGATGTCGTCGGCGACGATCCGGTGCCCGCGCAGGATGAGATCGAGCGCGCACTCGCTCTTGCCGATGCCGCTCGGCCCCTGGAGCAGAACTCCCAGGCCGAGCACGTCCATCATGACTCCGTGGACCGTGGCGGTCTCGGCGAAGATACGCCCGAGGGCCTTGAGCATTTCCTCGATCAGTTCCGTTGTGGGGAGCGGCGACGACAGGACGGGGACCCCGTGCTTGTCGGCTGCGGCGAGCAGGATGGGGGACACGGGCAGCGATCCGCCCGCAACGGCGCACGCCATGGGGCCCGAGAAGAAGGCGTCGGAGATCGCGATCTGCCGCACCTGCGGCTGCCCTTCGAAGTAGGTGACCTCCGTCTCCCCCATGACCTGGATGCGTCCCTGGTGGATCGATTTCACCTCCCCGGTCATCGCGAGCCCCGCCTTCTGGACCCGCTGGTCGGTGATCTCCCGCGCAAGACCGGCGGCCCCGGCCAGTACCTTCAAGCCCAGCTGCGCGGCGCACGCCTGGAGGAACCTGTCGACCGTGATGGGCACTTCCCCCGCCTCCTTTACCTACTCCCCCCGGGTCAGGACTTGTCGTCCTCCTCCTTGAGTATCCTGCGGAGATCTTCGGCGTCCCCGGCAGCGAGAAGCTCCCTGCGGAACCGGGCGTCCTTCAGCAGGCGGGAAACCCGGGCCAGGACCTTCAGGTGCATCCCTGCGGACTGTTCGGGGGCCACGATCAAAAAGAAAAGCTGCGCCGGCTTGCCGTCGCTTGAATGGAACATTACTCCCGAGCGGCTTCGGCCGAATACGGCGGCGAGGCGGGCGAGCCCCGGGACCTTGCCGTGGGGGATCGCCACGCCGTCTCCTATCCCCGTGCTTCCCAGGCTCTCCCGCTCCATGAGGATGGAAGTCAGATTCTGTGCGGAGAGCGACGGGATGCCGGCCGCGATAGTTTCGGACATCTCCCGCAGCACTCCCTCCTTCGTCTCCGCCCGGAGGTCGTCGAGGATGCCTCCGGGGGAAACGATATCCAGGAGCTTCATCGGGCGGAAGGCTCCGTGAACCCTATGTTTCCGTCCTGCTGCCGGAAAACGACGCTGGGCTGGTTTGTCTCCTGGTTGACGAACATCACCACGTCCACCCGGAGGAGATCCAGGTGGTGGGCGGCCTCCTCGACGCTCATCGGCTTGGTGAGGAAATTGTCGGACCGGACGATCCGCGGCCCCTCGGCGCTTTCCTGGATGGTGAGCGAAGAACCGGAGACGACCGGGGCAGGGTAGGCCCCCGTCGCCTTCTCCTTCCTCCGCTCACGGTATTTCTTGAGCTGCCGCTCGACCTTGTCGCACACGAGGTCGATCGCGGAGTACAGGTCTTCGGTGGACTCGAACGCCTTGATCGTTATCCCCTTGCCGGTGGTGAACACTTCGGCGATGTGCCGGTATTTCTCCACCGAGAGGGTGACATGCGCATCGAACGGCTTGTCGACCACCTTCTGGACTTTCGAGAGCTTCTCGATCACGTAATCCTTCAGGGGCTTGCTCGGATCGACGTGCCGGAACGTGACGGTTATGTTGCTCACTCCCAATACCTCCTTTGCGGAAACGGTGTTCTGCGGCGGATCCGGATCCTTTCAGAACAGCTTCTTTCTCCTCGACGACGGGAGCATCCCCAGCTGCGCCCGGTATTTCGTGACGGTGCGGCGGGCGATCCGGATCCCCTGGTTGCGGAGAAGGCGCATCAGCTCCTGGTCGGACAGCGGTTTCTCCCCCCCCTCGGCGGAGATGATCTCGC encodes:
- a CDS encoding PTS sugar transporter subunit IIA, with the translated sequence MIGVVVVSHGRLATELLRAAEIIVGKVENSVAVDIDPKLGMDEIHKAVEGAIRTVESGKGVILLTDMFGGTPSNIGLSFLGTHQVEVVTGVNLPMMIKLPMARVTMSLSDLARHLQGYGQRNITIPGDMLKKRAEKK
- a CDS encoding HPr family phosphocarrier protein, with translation MENTSPQVEREFEITNRLGLHARAAAQLVHLANRFASEIRIRKNGVDVNAKSIMGVLMLAAPRDSRVVICAEGPDAEEAVVAIGELIARKFGEE
- a CDS encoding PTS system mannose/fructose/sorbose family transporter subunit IID, whose amino-acid sequence is MRSAWLRQFLIQGCWNYEGMQNVGFAYSMLPVLRELYADRPEELVKALKRHMEYFNTQPAMGGVILGAAMRLEERAAAGEADPREIGTFKVGLMGSLGAIGDAYFWGALRPMASVAGAILALVHPFLGIAALLLLYNLSHLSIRWKGFMAGNSGEAVQFLKGAGFAGKTADRKIAAAILGGAYAGAAASKSAFMFGNGTAPAFLIVAALTVHLMTVLFRKAVSPSEILLFLLMIGALLLWY
- the hprK gene encoding HPr(Ser) kinase/phosphatase; translated protein: MPITVDRFLQACAAQLGLKVLAGAAGLAREITDQRVQKAGLAMTGEVKSIHQGRIQVMGETEVTYFEGQPQVRQIAISDAFFSGPMACAVAGGSLPVSPILLAAADKHGVPVLSSPLPTTELIEEMLKALGRIFAETATVHGVMMDVLGLGVLLQGPSGIGKSECALDLILRGHRIVADDIIHLEKRGPSTILGRGSDLTRHHMEIRGLGIISLRDLFGLSAITDLKKVEVVIRIEEWDPGKEYDRLGLEDRRTPILGVSLPTLLIPISPGRNLATIVEVAVRNHILKTQGVHAARELVERQSRRTEEGTPR
- a CDS encoding PTS sugar transporter subunit IIC codes for the protein MAFRFLLAAALGAVAYLDRTAAFQVMLHRPLVVATAMGAVFGNVFAGAQAGAVMELLYLARLPVGASIPPDDTGAAMFAGAAAAAASSSVGLSAGSFAAVLLLSVPCAELGKAADRLVRRINGRIATLTAESVERGDTRAVDNGLLAGVTLFALSGAILSLLFTGAGVAAGKLLLPRFGPAGKGLFAALLPILPLLGAASVFSCTRTDRTAPVFYLTMALVFAATYIFRWVG
- the rapZ gene encoding RNase adapter RapZ, with protein sequence MKPAKSSRHRTRLVLLTGLSGSGKSTAAKVFEDLGYFCVDNTPPVLLPKIIDLVSEARGEGAKIALVADVRGKEFLPDFARVIEDLRTRGHGVHVLFLDADDEALLRRYSETRRKHPLGGRGGAKEAIKRERKVLAPLREMADTVLNTAQFTVHQLRDTLLERFRGGEKAGLRVSVVSFGYRYGIPSEADMVLDVRFLPNPNFVPALKPLTGLDRKVQRYVVSAPTTRKFLDLMSTVLHFLLPLYTKEGKAYFTLGIGCTGGRHRSVAVAEALSKALDGAVAPVVVHRDLHRSTDPGRSVT
- the raiA gene encoding ribosome-associated translation inhibitor RaiA, which encodes MTVTFRHVDPSKPLKDYVIEKLSKVQKVVDKPFDAHVTLSVEKYRHIAEVFTTGKGITIKAFESTEDLYSAIDLVCDKVERQLKKYRERRKEKATGAYPAPVVSGSSLTIQESAEGPRIVRSDNFLTKPMSVEEAAHHLDLLRVDVVMFVNQETNQPSVVFRQQDGNIGFTEPSAR
- a CDS encoding PTS sugar transporter subunit IIB, whose translation is MSLALVRVDCRLVHGQVVETWVPHTGADCLLVANDELSSNPFLRSVMELAVPSTVCVVFCRLSEAAGTLDEIDRKGRKAILLCATFADALRIHRAGVNFSSINIGNLHYAAGKVEISPSVFFSPEDFDAVHCFCHEGIAVEVRATPFEPATSYEPEKD
- a CDS encoding PTS sugar transporter subunit IIA, with product MKLLDIVSPGGILDDLRAETKEGVLREMSETIAAGIPSLSAQNLTSILMERESLGSTGIGDGVAIPHGKVPGLARLAAVFGRSRSGVMFHSSDGKPAQLFFLIVAPEQSAGMHLKVLARVSRLLKDARFRRELLAAGDAEDLRRILKEEDDKS